One window of the Natrinema sp. CBA1119 genome contains the following:
- a CDS encoding SDR family NAD(P)-dependent oxidoreductase → MHEPDFDVAGQTAIVTGASQGIGEAIAKTLAASGADVAICSRSMDRVGPVADEINDAEDAGEALAVECNVRERDQVQNLVDETVDEFGDIDILVNNAGGEFVAAFEDISANGWQTIVDLNLNSTVHCTQLAGEVMREGDGGVIINLSSVNGQHAAPGESHYGASKAAIIRLTETLAVEWAEDGIRVNCIAPGLIQTPGVADTLGIDSEDMPSRDKADRRIGHAEEIADVAQFLSSPAASFMNGETVTVKGVPRAGNSMSQDLGLED, encoded by the coding sequence ATGCACGAACCAGACTTCGACGTCGCGGGCCAGACCGCGATCGTCACCGGCGCGAGTCAGGGAATCGGTGAAGCGATCGCGAAGACGCTCGCAGCCAGCGGCGCGGACGTCGCGATCTGTTCGCGGTCGATGGACCGCGTGGGACCCGTCGCAGACGAGATCAACGACGCCGAGGACGCCGGCGAGGCGCTCGCCGTCGAGTGTAACGTCCGCGAGCGCGACCAAGTCCAGAACCTCGTCGACGAGACGGTCGACGAGTTCGGCGACATCGACATCCTCGTCAACAACGCCGGCGGGGAGTTCGTCGCGGCGTTCGAGGACATCTCCGCGAACGGCTGGCAGACCATCGTCGACCTCAATCTGAATAGCACGGTCCACTGCACGCAGCTCGCGGGGGAAGTCATGCGCGAGGGCGACGGCGGTGTCATCATCAACCTCTCGAGCGTGAACGGCCAGCACGCGGCCCCCGGCGAGAGTCACTACGGCGCGTCGAAGGCGGCGATCATCCGGCTGACCGAAACGCTCGCCGTCGAGTGGGCGGAGGACGGCATCCGCGTCAACTGTATCGCCCCGGGACTCATCCAGACGCCCGGCGTCGCCGACACGCTCGGTATCGACAGTGAGGATATGCCGTCCCGCGACAAAGCCGACCGCCGCATCGGTCACGCCGAGGAGATCGCCGACGTCGCCCAGTTCCTCTCGAGTCCCGCCGCCTCGTTCATGAACGGCGAGACGGTGACGGTGAAAGGCGTGCCGCGCGCTGGGAATTCGATGTCGCAGGACCTCGGGCTCGAGGACTGA
- the argS gene encoding arginine--tRNA ligase, translating into MFLSLRAEVEDALEGALSTLDFPTDDLGIEEPPEDVESVLASSVAFRLAGEAGAPPPQVAGRVADEIDADELTYVSAVQTQGPYLNFLPSDAYFAETLETATGDTYGTLPDREESVVVEHTSANPTGPVHVGRARNPIIGDAVCNLLEYAGYDVDRHYYVNDAGRQMAVFAWAYETFDEEDLDEPPERDRIEYDLVRYYRKGNAYLENASDAEVEAAEAEIESIMQGLEAGDDEAYERVSEVVDQVLGGMTECLARLPAEFDEFVKETRFMRNGATDDLVDRLKELDESVYEEDAWQLELEDHGIDKNLVFLRADGTSLYATRDLAHHEWKFDEYDRAVTVLGEDHKLQAKQVRTTLELLGNETDQLRQVLYSYVNLPEGKMSTRRGTGVDLDDLLDEAIDRARGEVEDRLDDRIRDDDLDDEDIERIAHQVGIGAVRYDIVSKQPTKAITFEWDRALDFEAQSAPYVQYVHARCCGILEEAGIDPETGMADVETAVDADLLETEAERDLLETIARFPAVVDEAADDLEPHQIATYTREFADRFNGFYRECPVLADDVDPDVREARLALVAASKHAVANALSILGVAAPRSM; encoded by the coding sequence ATGTTCCTCTCCCTACGCGCGGAGGTCGAAGACGCCCTCGAGGGGGCGCTCTCGACGCTGGACTTTCCCACGGACGATCTGGGGATCGAAGAGCCGCCCGAGGACGTCGAGAGCGTCCTCGCCTCGAGCGTGGCGTTTCGACTGGCCGGCGAGGCCGGCGCACCGCCGCCGCAGGTCGCCGGACGGGTCGCCGACGAGATCGACGCCGACGAGCTGACCTACGTTTCGGCCGTGCAGACGCAGGGCCCCTACCTCAACTTCCTGCCGAGCGACGCCTACTTCGCCGAGACGCTCGAGACAGCGACCGGCGACACTTACGGTACTCTGCCGGACCGCGAGGAGTCGGTCGTCGTCGAGCACACCAGCGCGAATCCGACGGGACCGGTCCACGTCGGCCGCGCCCGGAACCCGATCATCGGCGATGCCGTCTGTAATCTGCTCGAGTACGCCGGCTACGACGTCGACCGCCACTACTACGTCAACGACGCCGGCCGGCAGATGGCCGTCTTCGCCTGGGCCTACGAGACCTTCGACGAGGAGGATCTGGACGAGCCGCCCGAGCGCGACCGCATCGAGTACGACCTCGTGCGCTACTACCGCAAGGGGAACGCCTACCTCGAGAACGCGTCCGACGCGGAAGTCGAAGCGGCCGAAGCCGAGATCGAGTCGATCATGCAGGGTCTCGAGGCGGGCGACGACGAGGCCTACGAGCGAGTCAGCGAGGTCGTCGATCAGGTGCTCGGCGGGATGACGGAGTGTCTCGCGCGCCTACCCGCCGAGTTCGACGAGTTCGTCAAGGAGACGCGGTTCATGCGCAACGGCGCGACCGACGACCTCGTCGACCGCCTGAAGGAACTCGACGAATCGGTCTACGAGGAAGACGCCTGGCAGCTCGAGCTCGAGGACCACGGCATCGACAAGAACCTCGTCTTCCTGCGCGCGGACGGCACCTCGCTCTATGCGACCCGGGACCTGGCCCACCACGAGTGGAAGTTCGACGAGTACGACCGCGCGGTGACGGTGCTGGGCGAGGACCACAAGCTACAGGCGAAGCAGGTTCGGACGACCCTCGAGTTGCTGGGCAACGAGACCGACCAGCTCCGACAGGTGCTCTACTCGTACGTCAACCTCCCCGAGGGGAAGATGAGCACGCGACGGGGCACCGGCGTCGATCTGGACGACCTGCTCGACGAGGCGATCGACCGCGCCCGCGGGGAGGTCGAGGACCGCCTCGACGACCGCATCCGCGACGACGATCTGGACGATGAGGATATCGAGCGCATCGCCCATCAGGTCGGGATCGGCGCGGTCCGCTACGACATCGTCTCCAAGCAGCCGACGAAGGCGATCACCTTCGAGTGGGACCGCGCGCTGGACTTCGAGGCCCAGTCCGCGCCCTACGTCCAGTACGTTCACGCGCGCTGTTGCGGGATTTTGGAGGAGGCGGGGATCGATCCCGAGACCGGCATGGCCGACGTCGAGACGGCCGTCGACGCCGATCTGCTCGAGACCGAGGCCGAACGGGACCTCCTCGAGACGATCGCGCGCTTCCCGGCGGTCGTCGACGAGGCCGCCGACGACCTCGAGCCCCACCAGATCGCGACCTACACTCGCGAGTTCGCCGACCGGTTTAACGGCTTCTACCGGGAGTGTCCGGTGCTCGCCGACGATGTCGACCCCGACGTACGGGAGGCGCGGCTCGCGCTGGTCGCCGCCTCGAAACACGCGGTTGCCAACGCGCTATCGATTCTGGGCGTGGCCGCACCACGCTCGATGTAG
- a CDS encoding threonine synthase, which translates to MPADLTCPDCGTRYDASPDEPWRCACGRGLEFTERPHPNGDPLPLHSLDTSEGLWTFFEFLPIEQHVTFYEGFTPMVDAPEWDAQFKLEYVFPTGSFKDRGATTTLSRAVELGVEKVIEDSSGNAGASIATYAARAGLEADIYVPADVKQSKLMAIQRADARPVRIEGTREDVTAACLRAVEGRSNGGAVSAGDSDAPHQTGEGWYASHAWNPAFYAGTMTFAFEVAAQQGWTVPDAVVLPVGHGTLFLGAYRGFSLLNEAGIVDRMPRLLGAQAAGYAPIVAALGGDTTDEDGDGTTIADGIRITEPARGTEILEAIEETNGDVIALGGDRIETALDRLHRNGFYVEPTCAVAPAALERYREDGVVADDDDVVVPLTGSGFKTL; encoded by the coding sequence ATGCCAGCCGATCTCACATGTCCCGACTGTGGCACTCGCTACGACGCCAGTCCCGACGAGCCGTGGCGCTGTGCGTGTGGCCGCGGCCTCGAGTTCACCGAACGACCCCACCCGAACGGCGATCCGCTCCCGCTGCACAGTTTGGATACGAGCGAGGGGCTGTGGACCTTCTTCGAGTTCCTCCCGATCGAGCAGCACGTCACGTTCTACGAGGGGTTCACGCCGATGGTCGACGCCCCCGAGTGGGACGCGCAGTTCAAACTCGAGTACGTGTTTCCGACGGGGTCGTTCAAGGACCGCGGCGCGACGACGACCCTCTCGCGGGCGGTCGAACTCGGCGTCGAGAAGGTCATCGAGGACTCCTCCGGGAACGCGGGTGCATCGATCGCGACCTACGCGGCCCGCGCGGGTCTCGAGGCGGACATCTACGTGCCGGCTGACGTCAAACAGTCGAAGCTGATGGCGATCCAGCGGGCCGACGCGCGCCCCGTTCGCATCGAGGGAACGCGAGAAGACGTCACCGCGGCCTGCCTCAGGGCCGTCGAAGGCCGCTCGAACGGTGGTGCCGTCTCGGCCGGCGACAGCGACGCACCCCACCAGACTGGCGAGGGATGGTACGCCAGCCACGCGTGGAACCCCGCGTTCTACGCCGGAACCATGACGTTCGCGTTCGAAGTGGCCGCCCAGCAGGGGTGGACCGTTCCCGACGCCGTCGTCCTTCCCGTCGGCCACGGGACGCTCTTCCTCGGTGCGTACCGCGGCTTCAGCCTGCTGAACGAGGCCGGAATCGTCGACAGAATGCCCCGCCTACTCGGCGCGCAGGCGGCCGGCTACGCACCCATCGTCGCGGCACTCGGCGGCGACACGACCGACGAGGACGGCGACGGGACGACTATCGCCGACGGGATTCGGATCACCGAACCGGCCCGCGGCACCGAGATCCTCGAGGCGATCGAGGAGACTAACGGTGACGTAATCGCGCTCGGTGGGGACCGGATCGAGACCGCGCTGGACCGACTCCACCGCAACGGGTTCTACGTGGAGCCGACCTGTGCGGTCGCCCCAGCGGCCCTCGAGCGGTATCGCGAGGACGGGGTCGTCGCCGACGACGACGATGTCGTCGTGCCGCTGACGGGAAGCGGATTCAAAACACTTTGA
- a CDS encoding succinylglutamate desuccinylase/aspartoacylase family protein, whose amino-acid sequence MTTTLGTASAGPGEMDTGRLEVGETRDGSPFGLPVAVINGANAGDTLYIQAVSDGDELNGVGVIQHLVPRLDLAELSGTILIVGIVNYHAFQVAEHRNPIDDTKMNRAYPGNENGTSSERIAAATFDVATRADMILDLHQGSTSRMLDEVRVRCGTRHRLYDECLELARVFGCGHILDQKGPDGQLARTAPNEGIPTVDPELGGAVGWDEESIRKGVDGVFNVLRYYGYLVEDADVERQVRASGFEQYGAPGGGLVDLQKKLGDRVASGETLFEVTTPFGEPKSTVTANSNGILWRIRRLPQVATGEYVCSVGTDIDTV is encoded by the coding sequence ATGACGACGACGCTCGGAACCGCGAGCGCGGGGCCCGGCGAGATGGATACGGGCCGTCTCGAGGTCGGCGAGACGCGAGACGGGAGCCCGTTCGGGCTCCCGGTCGCCGTGATCAACGGCGCAAACGCCGGAGACACGCTCTACATACAGGCCGTCAGTGACGGCGACGAACTCAACGGCGTCGGCGTGATCCAGCATCTCGTGCCCCGGCTCGATCTCGCCGAACTCTCGGGGACGATCCTGATCGTCGGGATCGTCAACTACCACGCGTTTCAGGTGGCCGAACACCGCAACCCGATCGACGATACGAAGATGAACCGGGCCTATCCCGGCAACGAGAACGGGACCTCGAGCGAGCGGATCGCCGCCGCGACGTTCGACGTCGCGACCCGAGCGGACATGATCCTCGACCTCCACCAGGGGTCGACCAGCCGGATGCTCGACGAGGTCCGGGTCCGCTGTGGAACGCGACACCGCCTCTACGACGAGTGTCTCGAACTCGCGAGAGTCTTCGGCTGCGGGCACATCCTCGACCAGAAGGGACCGGACGGCCAGTTGGCCCGCACCGCGCCGAACGAGGGGATCCCGACCGTCGACCCCGAACTCGGCGGTGCCGTCGGCTGGGACGAAGAGAGCATTCGGAAGGGGGTCGATGGCGTCTTCAACGTCCTCCGGTACTACGGCTACCTCGTGGAGGACGCGGACGTGGAGCGCCAGGTACGTGCCAGCGGCTTCGAGCAGTACGGCGCTCCCGGCGGCGGCCTCGTCGACCTGCAGAAGAAGTTGGGCGATCGAGTCGCGAGCGGCGAGACGCTGTTCGAGGTGACGACGCCGTTCGGCGAGCCGAAGTCGACCGTCACCGCCAACAGCAACGGCATCCTCTGGCGGATCCGTCGGCTCCCGCAGGTCGCGACCGGCGAATACGTCTGCTCGGTCGGAACCGACATCGACACCGTCTAA
- a CDS encoding NUDIX domain-containing protein encodes MVSRPPTFCPDCGTRLESTTFDDRERMRCSTCEAIVWHNPVPCAGVAVVDRSGPEPAVLCVERGVPPGVGEWTIPGGHVEIGEEPPEAAARELAEETDIVVDTDDLEILAASAMPPREGKHVVTVHYVADRADAEGVPAAGSDATDARFWTPSEFDASSETFRPVHEDRFREAAQFE; translated from the coding sequence ATGGTCAGTCGACCGCCGACGTTCTGCCCCGACTGTGGCACCCGACTCGAGTCGACCACGTTCGACGATCGCGAGCGCATGCGGTGTTCGACCTGCGAGGCGATCGTCTGGCACAACCCGGTTCCCTGTGCCGGCGTCGCTGTAGTCGACCGATCCGGTCCAGAGCCCGCCGTCCTCTGTGTCGAGCGCGGCGTCCCCCCGGGCGTCGGCGAATGGACGATCCCCGGCGGTCACGTGGAGATCGGCGAAGAGCCCCCAGAGGCAGCCGCTCGCGAACTCGCAGAGGAGACGGACATCGTCGTCGATACCGACGACCTCGAGATCCTCGCCGCGTCGGCGATGCCGCCCCGGGAGGGCAAACACGTCGTGACGGTCCACTACGTGGCCGATCGGGCCGACGCCGAGGGGGTGCCGGCGGCCGGCAGCGACGCCACGGACGCCCGGTTCTGGACGCCGAGCGAATTCGACGCCTCGAGCGAGACCTTTCGTCCGGTCCACGAGGACCGCTTCCGCGAGGCCGCCCAGTTCGAGTGA
- the mutL gene encoding DNA mismatch repair endonuclease MutL — translation MSDESTHPQDDTDIHQLDEDTVARIAAGEVVERPASAVKELVENSLDADASSVDVTVEEGGTELIRVADDGAGMSEADVRAAVREHTTSKIDGLEDLESGVATLGFRGEALHTIGSVSRVTIRSRPRGADGAGTELSYEGGDVVSVEPTGCPAGTTVEIEDLFYNTPARRKFLKTTATEFAHVNRVVTRYALANPDVAVTLTHDGREVFSTTGQGDLQAAVLSVYGREVASSMIPVEAGGDELPPGPLESVSGLVSHPETNRSSRDYLATYVNGRAVTADAVREGIMGAYGTQLGGDRYPFVTLFLAVPGDAVDVNVHPRKREVRFDDDDAVRRQVDAAVESALLEHGLLRSGAPRGRSAPGEARVEPGSDRGTGPDPEGHETATLERTGEAARQSDGSSNGGNDPADSATERADAATGDALSTDASATPSADSGTDSQSSTEDGSSAGSRPTVTPRNEPAADATNATDATDATDETGVTDATDATESSADPVSDADGDGAAGSTETETKGGSRTERGRHANSDAERKFAAATEQRTLAGEAATGERSAFESLPSLRLLGQLSDTYLVCETGDGLVLIDQHAADERVNYERLQTAFADDPTAQALAEPVELELTAAEAEAFEHYREALSRLGFYADRVDDRTVAVTTVPAVLEATLEPDRLRDVLASFVAGDREAGAETVDALADEFLGDLACYPSITGNTSLTEGSVVDLLSALDDCENPYSCPHGRPVIVQFDEAEIEDRFERDYPGHGG, via the coding sequence ATGAGTGACGAGAGTACCCACCCCCAGGACGACACCGACATCCACCAGTTAGACGAGGACACCGTCGCCCGCATCGCCGCCGGCGAGGTCGTCGAACGCCCCGCCAGCGCCGTCAAGGAACTCGTCGAGAACAGTCTCGACGCCGACGCCTCGAGCGTCGACGTCACCGTCGAGGAGGGCGGCACGGAGCTGATTCGCGTCGCCGACGACGGAGCTGGTATGTCCGAGGCGGACGTTCGCGCGGCGGTCCGCGAGCACACGACGAGCAAGATCGACGGGCTCGAGGACCTCGAGTCGGGCGTCGCCACGCTCGGCTTCCGGGGCGAGGCGCTGCACACTATCGGCTCGGTCTCGAGAGTGACCATCCGGTCGCGACCCCGCGGGGCGGACGGTGCGGGGACGGAACTCTCCTACGAGGGCGGGGATGTCGTCTCGGTCGAGCCGACGGGTTGTCCGGCGGGAACGACGGTCGAAATCGAGGACCTCTTTTATAACACGCCCGCTCGCAGAAAGTTCCTCAAGACGACAGCGACGGAGTTCGCCCACGTCAACCGCGTCGTCACGCGCTATGCGCTCGCGAACCCGGACGTGGCGGTCACGCTGACCCACGACGGCCGCGAGGTGTTCTCGACGACGGGACAGGGCGACCTCCAGGCCGCCGTCCTCTCGGTCTACGGCCGCGAGGTCGCCTCGTCGATGATTCCCGTCGAGGCCGGCGGCGACGAGCTTCCGCCCGGTCCCCTGGAATCGGTCTCCGGCCTCGTCTCCCACCCCGAAACGAACCGCTCGAGTCGAGACTACCTCGCGACGTACGTCAACGGCCGGGCGGTGACCGCCGACGCCGTCCGCGAGGGGATCATGGGCGCCTACGGCACGCAACTGGGCGGCGACCGCTACCCCTTCGTCACCCTCTTTCTGGCGGTGCCCGGCGACGCGGTCGACGTGAACGTCCACCCCAGAAAGCGGGAGGTGCGCTTCGACGACGACGATGCGGTCCGCCGGCAGGTCGACGCCGCCGTGGAGTCAGCGTTGCTCGAGCACGGCCTGCTCCGATCCGGTGCGCCCCGCGGTCGGTCTGCACCGGGCGAGGCGCGGGTCGAACCCGGTAGCGACCGCGGGACCGGACCCGACCCGGAGGGCCACGAGACCGCCACGCTCGAGCGCACCGGTGAGGCTGCGAGGCAGTCCGACGGCTCGAGCAACGGCGGGAACGATCCCGCGGACTCGGCTACCGAACGGGCGGACGCTGCGACGGGCGACGCGCTGTCGACCGACGCATCCGCGACTCCGAGCGCGGATTCGGGGACCGACTCGCAGTCATCGACCGAGGACGGCTCATCGGCGGGCAGTCGGCCGACGGTGACGCCGCGGAACGAACCGGCAGCGGACGCGACGAACGCAACAGATGCAACGGACGCGACAGATGAAACGGGCGTGACAGATGCGACGGACGCGACGGAATCGAGCGCGGATCCGGTTTCCGACGCGGACGGCGATGGGGCGGCCGGCTCGACGGAGACGGAGACGAAGGGGGGCTCGAGGACGGAACGAGGCCGCCACGCGAATTCCGACGCCGAACGCAAATTCGCCGCCGCGACCGAACAGCGGACACTTGCCGGCGAGGCCGCGACGGGGGAGCGATCCGCGTTCGAGTCGCTGCCGTCGCTGCGACTGCTCGGCCAGCTCAGCGACACCTATCTGGTCTGCGAGACGGGCGACGGACTCGTCCTGATCGACCAGCACGCCGCCGACGAGCGGGTCAACTACGAGCGGCTGCAGACGGCCTTCGCCGACGATCCGACCGCGCAGGCGCTGGCGGAGCCCGTGGAACTCGAGCTGACGGCCGCCGAGGCCGAGGCGTTCGAGCACTACCGAGAGGCCCTCTCGCGGCTGGGTTTTTACGCCGACCGAGTGGACGATCGGACGGTCGCGGTGACGACCGTGCCCGCGGTGCTCGAGGCGACGCTCGAGCCGGATCGGTTGCGGGACGTCCTCGCATCGTTCGTCGCGGGCGACCGCGAGGCGGGCGCCGAGACCGTCGACGCGCTGGCCGACGAGTTCCTCGGGGACCTGGCCTGTTATCCGTCGATCACGGGGAACACCTCGCTGACGGAGGGCTCGGTCGTCGACCTGCTGTCCGCACTCGACGACTGCGAGAACCCCTACTCCTGTCCGCACGGTCGACCGGTGATCGTGCAGTTCGACGAGGCGGAAATCGAGGACCGCTTCGAGCGGGACTATCCCGGCCACGGCGGGTAG
- a CDS encoding proline dehydrogenase family protein yields the protein MIPPIANRFVAGVSPAEALEHVRQLNERDVKAIVNLLGEHYDERDPVAADAAEYRRLVTDIAGSRLEACISVKPSQLGLDISEDVFRSELTAIVDAAAEHGVFVWIDMEDHTTTDATLDAFETVARERGGGVGVCVQANLRRTRADVRRLADVPGKVRFVKGAYDPPADVAYADGERIDQEYRTLLEYAFEHYDGGIAVGSHDPAMLEYATALHERSGTAFEVQMLMGVRETAQYELAEEYDVWQYVPYGERWKSYFYRRAMERRENLRFALRAVLTG from the coding sequence ATGATCCCGCCCATCGCGAACCGGTTCGTCGCTGGGGTCTCTCCTGCGGAAGCGCTCGAGCACGTCCGTCAACTCAACGAGCGCGACGTAAAGGCCATCGTCAATCTGCTTGGCGAACACTACGACGAACGCGATCCCGTCGCGGCCGATGCCGCCGAGTACCGCCGACTCGTCACCGATATCGCCGGCTCGAGGCTCGAGGCCTGCATTTCAGTCAAGCCATCACAACTCGGATTGGATATCAGCGAGGACGTCTTCCGCTCCGAGCTCACGGCGATCGTCGACGCGGCGGCCGAGCACGGCGTCTTCGTCTGGATCGATATGGAGGACCATACGACGACCGACGCGACCCTGGACGCGTTCGAGACGGTCGCTCGCGAGCGGGGAGGGGGCGTCGGTGTCTGCGTCCAGGCGAACCTCAGGCGGACTCGAGCGGACGTACGGCGACTCGCCGACGTTCCCGGGAAGGTCAGGTTCGTCAAGGGCGCGTACGATCCGCCGGCCGACGTCGCGTACGCGGACGGGGAGCGGATCGATCAGGAGTACAGGACCTTACTCGAGTACGCGTTCGAACACTACGACGGCGGGATCGCGGTGGGGAGTCACGATCCGGCGATGCTCGAGTACGCGACGGCGCTCCACGAGCGCTCCGGCACCGCGTTCGAGGTACAGATGCTGATGGGCGTCCGCGAGACCGCCCAGTACGAGTTGGCCGAGGAGTACGATGTCTGGCAGTACGTCCCCTACGGCGAGCGCTGGAAGTCCTACTTCTACCGTCGAGCTATGGAACGGCGGGAGAACCTCCGGTTCGCGCTCCGGGCTGTCCTCACCGGATGA
- a CDS encoding MOSC domain-containing protein has protein sequence MCASTEGSVAAIHVAPEAEAEMRAVADVRAVAGKGLEGDRYFERAGSWSGEQGRALPPEDRALTLFEGETLDTVERDAGIEIDPADHRRNITTRNVAVDHLLDERFRIGEAVCEGVEICEPCAYLESLTEEGVLSALVHRGGLNVRIVSSGEIAVDDPITVL, from the coding sequence ATGTGTGCTAGCACGGAGGGAAGCGTCGCAGCGATCCACGTCGCCCCGGAGGCCGAGGCGGAGATGCGGGCGGTAGCCGACGTTCGAGCGGTCGCCGGCAAAGGGCTCGAGGGCGATCGATACTTCGAACGGGCAGGGTCTTGGTCGGGAGAACAGGGACGGGCTCTCCCCCCGGAGGACCGGGCGCTCACGCTCTTCGAGGGAGAGACGCTCGACACCGTCGAGCGCGATGCCGGTATCGAGATCGATCCGGCCGACCACCGACGAAATATCACGACCAGGAACGTCGCCGTCGATCACCTGCTCGACGAACGGTTCCGAATCGGAGAGGCCGTCTGCGAGGGCGTCGAAATCTGTGAGCCGTGTGCCTACCTCGAGTCACTCACCGAAGAAGGCGTACTCAGCGCGCTCGTCCATCGCGGCGGACTGAACGTTCGCATCGTTTCCTCCGGTGAGATTGCCGTCGATGATCCGATCACCGTCCTCTAG